In Lolium perenne isolate Kyuss_39 chromosome 5, Kyuss_2.0, whole genome shotgun sequence, the sequence caaacccggATTAAAGGGTTTTGGGGCCTGACACGCCCTGCCGTGCTCTGCCGcagcccctttagtcccggtttgtaatacaaaccaggACCAAAGACCCCAACTGGTCCAAGCCCGTGTCAAAACCGGGACTGTTGCTCCCACGGGGGCTGGACGAAAGGGTTGTTCTCTACTAGTGGAAGCATGACTATCATGCTACACATAGGTTAGCATCGACAAAAAAAAAAGCCAAGGCTCTCCCGAGCACAATGAAGCCCGGAGACAGCAAGGAGGGGTTTCATTTCTAgaatttgtaattttcttttatttctaCATTTTGTAGTACCCACATTTTGTAATGTCATGCAATACCTATGCTGGAACTTTTAATCAAGAGTTTTCTCTACGGAGATGTAATTAACATATCTTTTACGtaaactagcaaggtggccctctgcaaatgcgagggcatcatcttGTTGCATAGAAAATGTTATGCATGCACCTTCATGTTATTTAAGTTattttttttcttatttatttaCCTAATTGCAAAAATACATGTCAGTTTAGAAATTGGCACATTGGTATTTTTGTTTATCTCTTAGTAATACTATGTTATTAAAGTTTAGGATATTCTAAGTGCCGGACGTGCCCGCGTTTTCCCCATGGCTTGACAGCAAAGGTAAGTTGAAGGGGTATTTTTCAAGTGGGAggtgagaattttttttttacattttaTGGAAAAGCACCGCCATACAGATTTAAAGGAGCGCCCCAGATCATGTCGTGCCGTTATGCTAGCTCATGTTCGCCATATATCATGGTCCTAAGTTTAAATTAACAATACATATATTTATTTCAAAAAAATCACAGTTAAACTATCAATATTTAATGAGTTAGTTTTATTGAAATATTTATTGAAGAAAGATCTTGTTATGGCCTATGTTGATGTGATATCTACTTGGTGAAATTCACCCACGAATCATTTGTTACAAAATGAGAGTTGCTTATTAGTTTGTAAATCTACAGCTCACTGACAATACACGTGTTACAATCTTTTTTTAGAGCATGCAAGATGAAAGATATTTTATTGTTATTTAAAAGATGTGTACGATCTGTGGGTATGGAGGAGAGTCAATAATTATTAGTTAAATGGCATTATAGAATTAGATTGACAAAATTAACCGTGTTGTAAAAATGAGAAGAGATGTATTTTCCCTCCATCCCAGAAACATATtgtagatttgtctaaattcagatgtatctagatcaAGATTTTTTTTTCAGCCGATATTTCTGATATTTTGGCGGAACCTGGTTTTACCGGTTACCACCGAGAACATATAATATCGAACGATATTTTCCGACATTCAAATAATTTCCTCAATTTTTTTATTAAATGTGGACAAAATAGTAAAAAAGTTTCACGAATCTTGGCCGATATTAGACCGTATTTGTGGGAAATACCAATACCCACTCGTATTTTTTGCCTACCAAGGAAAAAACCATAATCAAGATGTTAAATAATGTCATGATATATCTAATTTTAGACAAATCAAAAACATGTTCCACAAGATGGATAGACTGCAATATATAACGTTTTCTCATTTTTTAAGATACCAAGATTTTCTCTTCTTCTTTTGTGTCCTTGGAGTTGATGCGATTCATAACATGTTTGGGTCGGTATCCATCTcatgtgttagagcatctcctctcatgtgttagagcatctccactggtGCCCCTGAAATTGGTGCCGGCAGGGGCACCGACATAGCTGTATGGGGGCACCGGCACTGCGTCCTTTATTTGGAGGTGCTGCTTCCACACCTGCGCCTCCAAATCGGCGGCCCCCGATAGGATTTTTAGATAAACTAAACATTTTCTTctagtttcattttcatgtcattCAGAATTGAGGAATGTATAATTATTTAGTGGAGCGAATCCAGGTTCGCTTCGCGGGCAGTAAAATATTATTCATTCCTTGATTCTAGATGACATGTGAAATTGACTTCAGCTCTACCCTACTGGCCGCCCGACTCTATGGAGAGGTGGACTGGTGCGACTCGATGATCGTCCGCCGCTGCACCGCCTGCTACTCCGCATCTGGACCGTCATCGATCCTCCGCTTCTCTCTCCGCCGCGAACTCCAAGTAGGCCACTCTATCCGTGGCCGCCGCCTCCTGACGCAGCAGCTGCTCCAGCTCCTCTTGCCGCCAACGGTGCTCCACCtcccgctagcgccgcctcctctcaCACCTCGTACTCTGCGAGCTCTGGGTCCTCCTCCACGGCATCGTTGCGACGAGAATATATTTTGGGTTTAGATTTTTGCATGACTATGAAGTGAGAGGCGGGGAAGGTGGGGTTAATATAGACCGGCGGCGAGGCGGGAAacctcccgcgcggcgtcgtggcgggagagtTTCCGTGTCGTGGCGGGAGAGTTTCCATGTCATGGCGGGAATGTTTCCGTGCGGCGTCGTGGAGGGACGCCCTAACATCACTGATAGCGCGGCTCCATCGCAAAACGCGACGCGTCGGCGCGCccaggggccggcacggggttgccggcgcctTTATTAGGTTCGAAAACGCGCGGCGGTTTTTGGGGCGCGCCAGTGTGAGCCCATTTTAGCCGCCGGCCCCCAAAAAGCTACCGGGGGCGCTATCGGggccaccggtggagatgctcttatagccGTACACGGTCTTGAAATATCTTTTTTAAACTGAAGAATCTTATTTTATTTTGGTCTTTAAAATCTCTTTATTAAAAAAGAACCGGCGAAGCTTCATCTATTTTGATCTAACGGAGGCATACAGGTAAGTTTCTGGTCACGTTCCAGCCATTTTTGTGTTTGCACCTACGTAACCTAAGTACacgttttcttttttcttttcttttttaacaTACATGGTAGTTTTTATTAGATCTGAAGTCTATGTGCACGTCAATCACGTGTGTGAGAGGGACTCTGGTCCCTGCGCAAGATAAGACAGGAAATTAATTTAGCTTTTCCTTCTAAATAACAAATATGGATCCACTAACGTGATAGTTTTGTACGTCTAAAATAATATGGACAtgtaaatctatacctaataataaagggagaagcgtttccgtggtttggtccgttggtttctgccaaaattttcgtccaacattATCTAGGACcgatttaccctcccaccaagttCCATAATACGCACATTGCCACCGTGTGACCGATTCCCTTTTTTTCTTCTCGCCCGACTGAACTTCTTCTCCACAACCGGCCGCCATCCCTCGATCTCCGGCGAGTGGCGCCACCGATCTCCTCCACGGCCTCCGCTTGCTTCCCTGGCACTCCTCACGCGGCGTCTCTCCGCTCCAAATTTCCCTCCCGGCCAACGGGATCCCAGTCGCGGGATCTGACTGGTATCAAGGAGCTGCTGCTTCCCGGTGTGCAGACGCCAGTAGGCAAGGGCTGGACTGGGCGATTTTGTTGCTGGCGGAGTCGTGGGACGATCTTGTCGCCAGCGGAATCGTGGGAGTAGCTTTACTCCTGCGCGACTCCCGACGCTGGCAAGGCCCTTGAAGAACGCCTCTGGACAGGCTGCCGACGCCATCGACTCTTCTGCGCGTCTCCCGCCGCCGGCCAGGCCCTCGCCGAACGGTGGAGAAGCTACGACCAGTCGACCACGTTTGTCGCCAAGCCGCGCGCTGGTGGGGCGGATCGAGAACAGCCGACCACGTTCTTCGCCAAGCCGCGAGTTGGTGGAGCGGATCGAGCGGATGCGGCGGCGTTGACCTGCGGGTCGGGGCGCGAGAGGAGCTCTGCGGCTTGGTCGCGCGCGTGAGACGGGCGTTGAGTGGGCAAGGCACGCGAGCTGGAGCCGTGATGGGCGGCGGCGGGGGTCGAGCGAGGTGCGCGTGTGGCTGTGCCTCGGTCGCGATGCGCGGCCTGAGCGGAGGTTGGTGGCGTTGAcgaggcttgacaatgattttcTCCGCCTGTTCTTCACGGAAATCGACGACCGCCGACAGCGCCCTTCCCTCGACCTTGCTGCTCTCGAGCCCGTGGCATCACCAGTGACAGCCTCCTGAAACAGCGAGGGTCCGTGGTGGAGGATGGAGACCTGATGACCTGAGTCTCCGCCATACCGTTGGTAGACCCTGGGCAGAGACTGCTCATACTTAGTTTGCCCATTAATCTATTGATATAATCTTCACGTTTGGCTTAAATTAAAGTGGAGCTTCCTTGGATGAGCCCGAATTCCACAGTGTTTGCCTGCCGTATGCTGCCACGAGGATGCCAAACAGCAAGGACCAGTCCACGGCGTGGGACATGGACGGTGAAATCGCCGCGGCATGGAGGCTTCAGGGCGAGCTGCAGTTGCGTTCCAGCCTTGTCCGCGGTGACGTATCTCGCCGCGACGGCGGGGGATGGAGTTGGACTGGCGGTGCTGGACGAGCCAAAGGTGGGGATGGTTTTTGTGGCCGGGACGGAGTGTGCTGGTTTCATCGCTAGCTGTAGATAGCAGACATAGTAATTCTGGACGAGGCAAAGAAGGAAGAAAAAAAAACCATGCTACTCCGTACTTCGTTTTTTCTTTGACTAACTGCGTGGCGTTGGATAGCAGACATAGCAGAGGTATACAGAGGTAGGTGCTATTTGTGAATGCTGATGCTGAAATGGCTACCAATTGCTAGCAGGTACGGCATTGTTAGCTGCTGCTTTCTTGGTTTTGTGTGCTGTTCTAAGTTTTGGAATGAACCATCGAGTTTTTTCTCTTATCAGATGTTTGTGTTTGATAGAAAGATATTTTTGACTGCAAAACTGTAACGTGAGTGGGATATACAGAGCGAGAACAGGAGATAGGGGTAGATTTAAATTGATGTACTCGAAACAGAGTAGTACATTACTTTTTCCAAACAAGTCTAAAATAGTAGATTTAATTAAAGCACAATCAGAATTGATTATATGAAATACAATAAAATACATATTAAAGATTACAACCTCTAGAAGAAGAAATTCAACATATTTGAATTATCAATGATTTTTTTTATCTTCTAGACATTTATTGAATTACCGATTTTTTGCAGTTGAGAGAAATTAATAAAATAGTTTTGGAGGTTGATATATAACGCACTATACCAGCCCTACCGGTTATGTGTGTTGTTGTGTATCACGATTGGGGTTGTTTCAAGTCCGTTCAATCGTGAGGCTATGCCTTTTCTTATGGGCCGAGTAACATGGCTATAAAACTAGCCAAAACCATACGAATAAATAGAACCGGAATTAAACCCACGACTGCAGAAACATATCGATTTTATTTAATAGTCCCACCTCACGCCTGTAGAGCGAGTCCTCTCTCACAACCAGGGCAAACACCGCATACACACTGCCATCAACTGCATCATTGGAGAATTTCCGTAGCAACGTACGGGTTTTGTGCTAGTGTTACATAAAAACGTGAAATCCTGGCCGTAAATTTTAATCTAACTGACAAAATAATTAGAATGATGTGGTGTAACGTGGTGTCTTTATTTTAGAACCACGTattgtgcttttagtatataatagatagatataaGAGTTATGTGAATAAAGTACCTACAAATGTTTGAtccttttatttattttatgcatTTGTGCATTTAAATTATACTAGTATTTGTCTCTATAACGTTGACGTGATGATCTCCAGTGTCGGAACACGCTAAAGCACCATTCTAAGCACCCTGATCTCGCGGAGCCCCATTCCCCGTCAACACCACACCCGCAACAGCGGCCTGCTATACGTACGACAAACTTCATCCGATATTTGTACGATCATGCGTGGCTGCACTATTTCTCTCGCGATACAAGGAGAGGCAAAACACGTTTTTGGCTTTCGGAGTTTGGGTAAGTCCCGGCTCAGCTCTCTTCTTCGGGTACGCCCCACCTGCCAAATAGTCATTATTTTTTTACTTCGCTTTTACTTGAGTGCGCGTGAAACTCTTAACTTGTCAAAACAGATAGACGGTTGGGATAAAGCGGTACCGATTTGAAAAGGAAAATGATTCTATTCCCCCGGGGGACGCGCGCGTCGCAACCTCCTGATGGAGCGTCGTCCGATGGACTTCCATCGTCGGGCTGATATTGCGCCACGTCACCCACGCGCGGACAGGGCGTTACTCCTATCCCGCATTTGCTGCATCCCACCCACCACCTGGTCGAGACGGCGTGGGGGCTCGTGGGTTTCGTGGTGGAGAGGTTGGCGACGGCGGAGCGAATCCGCGCGCCGCCGACGGTTCCTGccaccggagaagacgacgcgctcCTCCGCTTCCTCCGGTGAGTTGGCTAGCTCTTCCTCGTCTAGGACTTCCTCCTCTCCTGCTCTTCCCCCAACCCTAGGACTTTTTTCCGCTGCCTAGAACTCCGCGGTGGCGTTGCAAATCCGCGCACCGCCGATGATTTGCTTTGATGTGCGCCTCCAGTGTTGCTTCCCGCGCGATTAAAACACGCTGCCTTCATTTTCGTCCAAGTAATTGTTTGGTACCCGTTGAATCCTCACTTTTCCCCTTCATTTTCTAGGTGTTCTTCAAGGGAATCTTCGCCGGCATTCGATTCGAGTCGTTCCGAGGAATTTCTGCCTGTGCAATCATGGCTGTAAGTTCGAACTCGTTCTCGTGTGGATTTTATACTATGATTTGTAGGCGTTTGTCATGTTGATTTTGTACCCTGCGAGCTACCCCTGTGTATTTCTAGGGCTGTAAGTTCGAGCTCGTTCTCGTGTGGATTTTGTACTAGGATTTGTAGGCGTTTGTCATGTTGATTTTGTACCCTGCGAGCTACCCCTGTGTATTTCTAGGGGTGATATACGTTTCTATTTTTTGCTATCCTGTGTGCTTGCTATTGCTGCATAGGTTCATAAATTTAGCTATATTCTAATTATATTGCAAATCCTTTATATTTTTGCTACATTCTCTGTGATAATTGCTATCCAGCTTGCATGCAAATGTTCATGATTGCTACATTCTCTGTGATAATTGCTACGCTGGTGATGATTTTCTTGTATGCTTGTGCTTCATTTGTGTcttttgcttttatttagtttgctACATAGGCCATTGTGTTTATAAGTTTTGTTTACCATCTATGTACATTATGTACATGAATTGCTGCGTTATCATTTTAAATgtttttcttttgatttttttgtgTTCTTCATTTTTAACGGGAAGATGGGATTGGTCATTGGGTTTCCAAGGATCGTTTTGCTGCAAAGCGTACGCATGCTCTTGCTGCCGCAGAGCTCGATGATCCGAAGAGACGTATTATTGAAGAGCAGAGTGCATTTAGAGCATTGTTGAATGTATCTCCATTCAACATTCCTAATGCTCTAATAGACTTTGTTGCCTCTCATACTAGCCCTGGTTTGCGGGAGTTCAAGTTCCACAAGAAGAGGATAGTTTTCACAAAAGATATGGTGAGGAAAGTTTTTGGAATTCGATGCGGCGACAGACTTGTTGTTCAGAAGAAAGGTGAGCATCCTCAGCTGCGGCAGATATACATAGAAGAAGGACAATCAAGGCCTTTCATCCAGCATGCCGTTAAATTGCTCAAGGCTTGTGATGTTACGGATGACCTCACCATTATCAGAACATGGGATCTTATATGTTTGGCTACGGTTATTGCCCCTGGTAGCGCAAATCTGATTAGCCTTGACTATTTGGACTGTATGTTGGACCCTCGGAGGACTCACGAGTTTGCATGGGATGAACACTTGCTTGAGTTAGCAATGCAGGAGGTTACAAAAATCAATAGCAAGACGGCAGAGGTAGTGGTACCGGGAAATGCTAAGAAAAATGAGTTTTGGATCACTGGACCGTTCGCCCTTCTAGCTGTACGTTGTTTGAACTTACCCCATGCTCTGTTTTGTTTTTTGCTTTTTtgctatttttcatgttttaatcttcgcCATCTTTGTAACTGAATTTGTTTATgcttccatcctttctttgacagGTTGTCTACATGGATCACCTTGATTTTCCACCAAATCAACATGTCATTAACTACTCAATTCCTAGAGTATGTTTTGTGACCAGTAGTGATTTCAAGTTTGTTGTCCAAAATGATGCTGATAGGAAGATCCTGAATAATAAGACTGTTTTTGGAAGGCGTCCGGTGAGTTACTCATAGCACCGCTTGGTTTTTTTGTAGTTTTTTCTATAAGATCCttattttcttctctttttttgttGTGTAGTTTCTTGAACTGTCAAACACTCCTTATGGAGTTGCTGCTTTTTCCAACCGTGATCATGTTGAGGAGCCTGTTGAGCAGCCTGTTGAAGAATCTGAAGTGAACCCATCTGCCTCGCTCAATGAATGGCTTGTGTTTCCTACTAGTCAGGATCTTGAGGTATAGTACGTTGTTTTCAGCCTTTTTCCTCTATTATTTTTCATGTAATTGCTGCATTTTTTATATTGTCTTGCTACTTTACATTTAACAATGTTGCTACTATAGTTACTGTTATGTGCTACCATGGTATCATCTGAAAACCTCCAGCTTCATTAGCATTTATGTAGCAAACCAATACTCTTTGCTAACATGTTATATATTTTTTGCTACTTTATTTTAACAATGTTGCTACTACAGTTAATGGTATGTGCTACCATGTTTTCATCTCAAAATCCCCAGTTTTTATAATGAATGCAACAATTGCTCTTTTATACTGCTTCATTAGTATTTTATTAGCTGTATCACCTCCATTTTATTGCTCTTCCTGATGTATGTGCTATGTATCTGTCGACAGGTTCCAGCTGCTTACAAGCATCTGTATGAGAAACACAGGTCTATTTATGGTCGTGATCTTGACACCACTCTCAAGAATTTTGGTGTTGGTTTGAAGCAAATGCATTCGCAGCGCATGGCAGCTTTGCTTATTGACATAGATGCAGCAAAGAAAGAAAGTGATGGTCCTAGTGTGCATTTCCCAAACAGAGGTGGAGTTGAAGATGAAAATATGGACGGTGCTGACAGACATGATGATGAAGGTACTTCCAATCATGATGATGAAGAAATCCCGGCAGCTGATTCTGAAGAAACAGACAACGACGAGTTTGTTGTCGAAGCAAGGGCTGCTGTCATGGACTCACGCACACTCGTCGTGGATATGCATAATCTGCTGTTCTGTTGGATTCTTCTACTGGTGGAGATGTTGCTGGTGAACAGGTTTCTGTTGACAGCCCTGTGATGTCACCTACAAACCCACCATTTGCTCGTATACCGGAGGGTATATCTGTAGAAGCTTGGAATAGAGCCCCTGACCCTCCATCAATGGAGCTATTCTCTCGGGATCCGGATGTAGTTGTTGTGTCCGAAGATCAAATCACTATTCCTGCAATGAGAAATTACTCCGCTGCTTGATGTTCCTTCGTAGTGAAGCTTGACGACACATGTAAGCTTTGACGACACATTTGCTTTATTTATGTGTTGTAATTGTAGTTTTTTGATCGTCTAACTATCTGTTCTTTTTACTAGCTTCTGAGCAGCCTAAAGTTATGGAGGGTACAACACCACCCATACCATCCAGGGATGCTGAAGATCACTTGGGCGAGAACGTGTCACCGCAACATCCTACAAACACAGGTCATTTTTGCCTAAGCAAGTTTTTTTTCATCTTTCATTGTTCATGTTTACTAAGTTTTGAAAGTTTTTGCAGATGTTTCAGTTATTAAGAGAGCTAAACTTTTTGCTGCCGATGGCA encodes:
- the LOC127304377 gene encoding uncharacterized protein: MVRKVFGIRCGDRLVVQKKGEHPQLRQIYIEEGQSRPFIQHAVKLLKACDVTDDLTIIRTWDLICLATVIAPGSANLISLDYLDCMLDPRRTHEFAWDEHLLELAMQEVTKINSKTAEVVVPGNAKKNEFWITGPFALLAVVYMDHLDFPPNQHVINYSIPRVCFVTSSDFKFVVQNDADRKILNNKTVFGRRPFLELSNTPYGVAAFSNRDHVEEPVEQPVEESEVNPSASLNEWLVFPTSQDLEVPAAYKHLYEKHRSIYGRDLDTTLKNFGVGLKQMHSQRMAALLIDIDAAKKESDGPSVHFPNRGGVEDENMDGADRHDDEGTSNHDDEEIPAADSEETDNDEFVVEARAAVMDSRTLVVDMHNLLFCWILLLVEMLLVNRFLLTAL